In Leptidea sinapis chromosome 28, ilLepSina1.1, whole genome shotgun sequence, a single genomic region encodes these proteins:
- the LOC126973142 gene encoding uncharacterized protein LOC126973142, giving the protein MIQESHSSSSERWSGRGPEHNMALQQILKLQEARALHKTSLLPIYKKNDLHSPHSASETQERPIKDTRIVEQMKLETEFRKLMERSGSDRNDESMQYFQHMMEMKQNLDYLSSIQRRDTKYFFDNDSKDVKKEAISPIAYPYSPETNLSPKRRSPTATSPELNGRPHNNHSAPSSPMSTIASPVTSSPLNHLQNMQPFDFRKQKKNEPTSVDSIVNHRERKHYDTSIAEKASVDLMRRQLFNFTLPSNLPLPNMPMPSSFSHPAAMVAALSQNPMGLASLHALLPQMSKKPVECNDTMSVNTAKEQSDDENVLNLSKDAYEGQQHRDIVNGKCLSPQKRHWGASHMPLNLGTHFINPATGKKRVQCNVCLKTFCDKGALKIHFSAVHLREMHKCTVEGCSMMFSSRRSRNRHSANPNPKLHSPHLRRKISPHDGRSAQSHPVLISPHSAGLSLPPVLNPMHTFGSYPLMDSSHNMRHLQAQMALDYKNNMNMNYTSTLEQSHMMRRESSSVETKDHDGQPESDEDDGIVVVAGEDEDDEHYHNVDSNDYFSNINKCNTSIEDSETEYDQRSNSDNNESLEGKKNEIISPEILKRKRKNLNPTRLHNNSISEETHKDNQITNIQTDDSGALNLKRTKLEGSTIIENAHLEKIDIKQNAISTFPKIKEEIVYQDIPPSDNIKIKEETEENENRKTTYSPTQFTSENSLKKLENLSKGNFPHLISHKKPDTQNITGPYNLCVNEFTDFSDRSPTSSVSSYDNNPDETRGQIYGHFEEGFFITTTDVPIDTDNPLKCKVCEKIFQNIFIIKTHYQNVHLKVMYKCTHEGCRAAFTTRRVRDKHSVNTSLHKKIVNDRPEDDYRILELAREQVEQIAKHVEDDRPVPYVESSKYYRIRDSVKPKNSLSHFPLSASFPPLLPDTYLNGRDMLNQHPFLFAPFGMLPNFPPLPFNFLHPNAFGCQNQNYSPNVPKVNYFVEEELPRPNKDGYYPCRGCRENFKDLLNLKTHCETAHAQLLHRCSINGCNAGFFSRTRRNIHSEAHYSSQRSSKVVS; this is encoded by the coding sequence GAATCGCATTCGAGTAGTTCAGAACGATGGAGTGGGCGTGGGCCAGAACACAATATGGCGTTGCAACAGATACTTAAGCTTCAAGAAGCCAGAGCTCTTCATAAAACATCCTTATTaccgatttataagaaaaatgacTTACACTCTCCACATTCAGCAAGTGAAACACAGGAGAGACCAATAAAAGATACTCGAATAGTTGAGCAAATGAAGCTCGAAACAGAATTTCGAAAACTTATGGAAAGATCTGGATCTGATCGGAATGATGAATCTATGCAATATTTTCAGCATATGATGGAAATGAAACAGAATTTGGACTACTTAAGTAGTATCCAGAGGAGGGATACTAAATATTTCTTTGATAATGATTCGAAAGATGTGAAAAAGGAAGCTATCTCCCCAATAGCTTATCCATATTCTCCTGAAACTAATCTATCACCTAAAAGAAGATCACCTACCGCAACATCCCCTGAGCTTAACGGTAGACCGCATAATAAccattcagcaccctcgagccCCATGTCAACGATAGCGAGTCCTGTTACTTCATCACCTTTGAATCATTTACAGAACATGCAACCATTCGATTTTAGAAAACAGAAGAAAAATGAACCAACCTCAGTTGATAGTATTGTAAATCACAGAGAAAGAAAGCATTATGATACCAGCATAGCAGAGAAAGCTAGTGTGGATTTAATGAgaagacaattatttaattttacacttCCATCAAATTTACCTCTTCCCAATATGCCAATGCCGTCGTCATTTTCTCATCCTGCAGCAATGGTAGCAGCTTTGAGTCAAAACCCCATGGGTCTTGCATCATTACATGCATTGTTGCCTCAAATGTCAAAGAAACCGGTAGAATGTAATGATACTATGTCAGTAAATACAGCCAAAGAACAATCTGATGATGAAAATGTTCTTAACTTAAGCAAAGATGCTTATGAAGGACAGCAACACAGAGATATTGTGAATGGAAAGTGTTTAAGTCCACAAAAAAGACATTGGGGGGCATCTCATATGCCCTTAAATTTAGGAACACATTTCATAAATCCCGCAACAGGTAAGAAAAGAGTTCAGTGTAATGTGTGTCTTAAAACCTTTTGTGATAAGGGTGCATTAAAAATTCATTTCTCAGCTGTCCATCTTCGTGAAATGCATAAATGTACCGTTGAAGGTTGTAGTATGATGTTCAGTTCAAGAAGATCTAGAAATAGACACAGTGCAAACCCAAATCCTAAGTTACATTCACCACATTTAAGACGTAAAATTTCTCCTCATGATGGAAGAAGTGCGCAATCTCACCCTGTGTTGATATCGCCTCATTCGGCTGGTTTAAGTCTTCCACCAGTCTTGAATCCAATGCACACATTTGGGTCTTACCCTTTGATGGATTCCTCACATAATATGAGACATCTGCAAGCGCAAATGGCattggattataaaaataatatgaatatgaacTACACATCTACATTGGAACAAAGCCATATGATGCGACGTGAATCCAGTTCTGTCGAGACTAAAGATCATGATGGCCAACCTGAGTCTGATGAAGACGATGGTATAGTTGTTGTTGCTGGTGAAGATGAGGATGATGAACATTATCACAATGTTGACTCCAATGACTATTTCTctaacataaataaatgtaatacatCTATTGAAGATTCTGAAACAGAATATGACCAAAGGAGCAACAGTGATAATAACGAAAGTTTGGAAGGAAAGAAGAATGAGATTATCAGTCCcgaaattttgaaaagaaaacgTAAGAATTTAAATCCAACTAGACTACATAATAATTCTATAAGTGAAGAAACACATAAAGATAATCAAATAACAAATATTCAGACTGATGATAGTGGAGCTTTAAATTTAAAGCGCACAAAACTGGAAGGAAGTACAATAATTGAGAACGCACACTTAGAAAAAATTGATATCAAACAAAACGCGATATCTacatttccaaaaataaaagaagagaTTGTTTACCAAGATATTCCTCCTAGtgacaacataaaaataaaagaagaaacAGAAGAAAATGAAAATCGTAAAACAACCTATTCGCCCACACAATTTACATCAGAGAACTCATTGAAGAAATTAGAAAACTTATCCAAAGGCAACTTTCCGCATCTTATCTCGCATAAGAAACCCGATACGCAAAATATAACGGGGCCTTACAACCTTTGTGTAAACGAGTTCACTGATTTCTCCGATAGGTCCCCAACCTCCTCAGTATCGAGTTATGATAACAATCCAGACGAAACTCGAGGTCAAATATATGGACACTTTGAGGAAGGTTTTTTCATCACAACTACGGATGTGCCAATCGATACTGATAATCCATTAAAATGCAAAGTCtgtgaaaaaatattccaaaacatCTTCATTATAAAAACACACTATCAAAATGTTCATTTGAAAGTTATGTATAAGTGTACACATGAAGGTTGCAGAGCTGCTTTTACAACACGAAGAGTAAGAGATAAACACAGCGTTAATACaagcttacataaaaaaattgttaacgaTAGACCTGAAGATGATTACAGAATTCTTGAGCTAGCTCGTGAGCAAGTAGAACAAATTGCAAAACATGTAGAAGACGACCGTCCTGTACCCTACGTGGAGTCTTCTAAATATTACAGGATAAGAGACAGTGTAAAACCCAAGAATTCTTTGAGCCACTTTCCCCTCTCCGCGTCATTTCCACCATTATTACCAGACACATACTTAAATGGTCGTGACATGTTAAATCAACACCCATTTCTATTTGCACCATTTGGCATGCTCCCAAATTTCCCACCTCTGCCGTTTAATTTTCTACATCCAAATGCATTCGGCTGCCAGAATCAAAATTATTCACCGAACGTGCCAAAAGTGAATTATTTCGTCGAAGAAGAGTTACCGAGGCCAAATAAGGATGGTTACTATCCATGTCGAGGCTGTCGAGAGAATTTCAAGGATCTGCTTAATCTAAAAACCCACTGCGAAACGGCCCATGCGCAATTATTGCATCGGTGTTCGATTAACGGTTGTAACGCCGGTTTCTTCTCTAGAACTAGAAGAAACATCCACTCGGAGGCTCACTATTCTTCACAAAGATCCAGCAAAGTGGTTTCATGA